A stretch of Triticum aestivum cultivar Chinese Spring chromosome 1D, IWGSC CS RefSeq v2.1, whole genome shotgun sequence DNA encodes these proteins:
- the LOC123170842 gene encoding uncharacterized protein, with protein MARELSKENLEWVLMQAMMAAKNVRTQRDRLLELHRRLERHRAAPAPTPADAEARLGQIASDVFKVYYLGLDPGARMLWVCLDAAVKNRAVSAVNIAFALLPDEQLYDALLAQKLPAHPTTQPQAIARVESAILAVKMLEEHHLPRCVECLVGGHAPVPGKPRDPVAAATESLAKVDLSDDPDATAKTRHVASDGDVDKALDYLCRANRITALAIKHIDLAVAVLSRFLDRKELARLAKLTDRGAYLGVEISQPTTSPDPLTLSTWD; from the exons ATGGCGCGAGAGCTGAGCAAGGAGAACCTGGAGTGGGTCCTCATGCAGGCCATGATGGCCGCCAAGAACGTGCGCACGCAGCGCGACCGCCTCCTGGAGCTCCACCGCCGCCTGGAGCGCCACCGggccgcccccgcccccacccctgCCGACGCCGAGGCCAGGCTCGGGCAGATCGCCTCGGACGTCTTCAAGGTCTACTACCTCGGCCTGGACCCCGGCGCCAGGATGCTCTGGGTCTGCCTCGACGCCGCCGTCAAGAACCGCGCCGTCTCCGCCGTCAACATCGCCTTCGCGCTCCTGCCCGACGAGCAGCTCTACGACGCGCTGCTCGCGCAGAAGCTCCCGGCCCACCCCACCACCCAGCCCCAGGCCATCGCCCGCGTCGAGTCCGCCATCTTGGCCGTCAAGATGCTCGAGGAGCACCACCTCCCGCGCTGCGTCGAGTGCCTCGTCGGCGGCCACGCCCCCGTCCCCGGCAAGCCCCGCGAcccggtcgccgccgccaccgagagcCTCGCCAAGGTCGATCTGTCCGACGACCCGGACGCCACCGCCAAGACCCGTCACGTAGCCAGCGATGGCGACGTGGACAAGGCGCTCGACTACCTGTGCCGCGCAAACCGGATCACGGCCCTCGCCATCAAGCAcatcgacctcgccgtcgccgtcctcTCCCGCTTCCTCGACCGCAAGGAGCTCGCCCGCCTCGCCAAGTTGACCGACCGTGGCGCCTACCTAGGAGTTGAG ATTAGCCAGCCCACTACTTCACCTGATCCATTGACGCTGTCGACATGGGACTGA